One window of the Candidatus Chryseobacterium colombiense genome contains the following:
- a CDS encoding glycoside hydrolase family 127 protein has translation MNKKSLIVFLGLGTLAFGQVSKTVSYFPLNKVALSESVFSRAMQTDKNYMMSMDADRLLAPYLKEAGLNPKKPNYPNWENTGLDGHIGGHYISALALMYASTGDAKVKQRLDYMIDELERCQNLSGNGYISGVPNGKKIWKEISDGNIRASAFGLNDRWVPLYNIHKIYSGLRDAYWYADSEKAKKMLIKLTDWMADEVSGLSDDQIQEMLRSEHGGLNEIFADVYDITKNEKYLKLAHRFSHLAILNPLLIHEDKLTGIHANTQIPKVIGFKRIADLEHNKEWSSAADFFWTNVTQKRSAIIGGNSVSEHFNPTTDFSGMIKSIEGPETCNTYNMLKLTKELFATNPKSSYLDYYERALYNHILSTQNPEKGGFVYFTPMRPGHYRVYSQPETSFWCCVGSGMENHAKYGEMIYAHSDNDLYVNLFIPSVLKWSEKKMIVRQENNFPQTPSTKLIFDLAPKSEINLKLRAPEWTNASQISVSINSKNINIPVDSEGYINIKRKWKKGDVVEMKMPMHLSTEQLPDNSDYYAFRYGPIVLAAKYGKENQQGLFADDSRGGHIAHGPQIPLNDIPTILGSSTTVLDHLKPVNQKDLTFKINGLYPQNKFNNGLELVPFYQVQEERYIIYFPQATQDKIEMIQQKKAQEEEAVRKLDNITTDKIQLGEQQPESDHFFDSKDAYDGYMEDRHFRDAKGWFSYQMKNKDKNSKYLYLLYFDANNNRTLNAEINGIKSFSKDFEGKMGSSPQTLLIPIPESEKNKETLIVKFISGEKSLTPKIIEVRLLNELPK, from the coding sequence ATGAATAAAAAATCGCTGATAGTATTTTTAGGTTTGGGCACGCTTGCTTTTGGGCAGGTGAGCAAAACAGTCAGTTATTTTCCGCTGAATAAGGTCGCTTTGTCGGAAAGTGTTTTCAGCAGGGCGATGCAGACGGATAAGAACTACATGATGTCGATGGATGCAGACCGTTTGCTGGCGCCATACCTGAAAGAAGCAGGACTTAACCCTAAAAAGCCAAATTATCCAAACTGGGAAAACACAGGATTGGATGGTCACATTGGCGGTCATTATATTTCAGCTTTGGCGTTGATGTACGCTTCTACAGGCGATGCCAAAGTAAAACAGCGACTCGATTATATGATTGATGAGCTGGAGCGTTGCCAGAATCTTTCAGGAAACGGCTATATTTCTGGCGTTCCGAATGGCAAGAAGATCTGGAAAGAAATCTCGGATGGCAATATTCGCGCATCGGCTTTTGGACTGAATGACCGTTGGGTTCCATTATATAATATTCACAAAATATATTCCGGTTTGCGCGATGCCTATTGGTATGCGGATAGTGAAAAAGCAAAAAAAATGCTCATCAAGCTTACCGATTGGATGGCGGATGAAGTTTCCGGACTTTCCGATGATCAGATTCAGGAGATGCTGAGAAGTGAACATGGCGGACTGAACGAGATTTTTGCCGATGTTTACGACATTACAAAAAATGAAAAATATCTCAAGCTTGCGCACCGTTTTTCGCATCTGGCCATTTTAAATCCTTTGCTGATTCACGAAGACAAACTGACAGGAATTCACGCCAATACACAAATTCCAAAAGTAATTGGTTTTAAAAGGATTGCCGATTTGGAACATAATAAAGAGTGGAGCAGTGCGGCAGATTTTTTCTGGACGAATGTTACTCAAAAACGTTCAGCAATTATCGGTGGAAACAGCGTCAGCGAACATTTTAACCCGACAACCGATTTCAGCGGAATGATTAAAAGTATTGAAGGCCCCGAAACCTGCAATACTTACAATATGCTGAAGTTGACCAAAGAACTTTTCGCCACAAACCCGAAATCTTCTTATCTCGATTATTACGAAAGAGCTTTGTACAATCATATTCTTTCCACTCAAAATCCCGAAAAAGGTGGTTTTGTGTACTTCACGCCAATGCGTCCCGGTCATTACAGGGTCTATTCTCAGCCGGAAACCAGTTTCTGGTGCTGTGTCGGTTCGGGAATGGAAAACCACGCGAAGTATGGTGAAATGATTTATGCACATTCGGATAACGACTTGTATGTGAATCTTTTTATTCCGTCTGTTTTAAAATGGTCGGAGAAAAAAATGATTGTAAGACAGGAAAATAATTTTCCACAAACACCTTCCACAAAATTAATTTTTGATCTTGCTCCAAAATCCGAAATCAACCTGAAATTGAGAGCTCCGGAATGGACGAATGCTTCACAGATAAGTGTTTCAATTAATTCAAAAAATATCAATATTCCTGTCGATTCCGAAGGTTATATCAACATCAAGAGAAAATGGAAAAAAGGCGATGTTGTCGAAATGAAAATGCCGATGCATCTTTCTACAGAGCAGCTTCCGGATAATTCCGATTACTATGCATTCAGATATGGGCCCATCGTTTTGGCAGCAAAATATGGTAAAGAAAATCAACAGGGATTGTTTGCCGATGACAGCCGTGGCGGACATATTGCACACGGACCGCAGATTCCGTTAAATGATATTCCGACGATTTTAGGAAGTTCGACAACTGTTTTGGATCATTTAAAGCCTGTTAATCAAAAAGATTTGACATTTAAAATTAATGGTCTTTATCCTCAGAATAAATTCAACAACGGGTTAGAACTTGTTCCGTTTTATCAGGTTCAGGAAGAGCGATATATCATCTATTTTCCTCAGGCAACTCAGGATAAAATCGAAATGATTCAGCAGAAAAAAGCTCAGGAAGAAGAAGCTGTCCGAAAGCTGGATAATATCACAACAGATAAAATTCAGTTAGGCGAGCAGCAGCCGGAATCCGATCACTTTTTTGACAGCAAAGATGCTTATGATGGTTATATGGAAGACCGGCATTTCCGCGATGCTAAAGGTTGGTTCAGCTATCAGATGAAAAACAAGGATAAAAATTCAAAATACCTTTACCTTCTGTACTTTGATGCTAATAACAATCGTACATTGAATGCTGAAATCAACGGAATCAAATCATTTTCAAAAGATTTTGAAGGAAAAATGGGAAGTTCGCCACAAACATTGTTAATCCCTATTCCCGAATCAGAAAAGAATAAAGAAACACTCATCGTAAAATTTATTTCAGGCGAAAAATCTCTGACGCCAAAAATTATTGAAGTGAGATTACTGAACGAATTACCAAAATAA
- a CDS encoding sialate O-acetylesterase has product MSNNIFTKILGLFLLIFSLCVEAKIKLPALVSDGMVLQRNQKLNIWGKADANEKVEVKFLNKSYKTTADQNGNWKIVLPEQKAGGPYTMTINEITLKDILIGDVWLASGQSNMELPMRRLTPLYSNEIKNANNQNIRFFTVPQKYNFKSPQTELDGGKWEATNPQTIMNFSGVAYFFAKDVSEKNKVPVGIIHSSLGGSPIQAWMDENSLKKYPEYLDEAKKWQNDELIKSTESSEQALSKAWYTELDQSDLGLNQHWENFDLNDSDWKTMKIPGSWEDKEGSFEGSVWFRKEITLTKNQAGKAAFLNLGRIKDADVTYINGTKVGNVTYEYPPRWYDVPAGILKEGKNVIAVRVSNGSGKGQFIADKPYYLEIDGQKIDLKSEWKYKIGAKMEKMAPGTTFIRWKPTGLYNAMINPLINYNITGAIWYQGESNTGKPKEYGDLLTTMITDWRNKFNNKNMPFITVQLANFMESKAQPIESNWAELRDQQRKVSLQVPNAGLAVIIDVGEWNDIHPLDKKTVGDRLALQAMKSAYGKNIVADGPVYQSMKSNGNKIVLTFKPGTDDFAPVAELKGFAIKNADGNWSWAKAKIEGKTIVVWNDSVTNPVAVRYDWADNPNGNLKNKTGLPASPFTTE; this is encoded by the coding sequence ATGTCAAATAATATTTTTACTAAAATTCTGGGCTTGTTCCTATTGATTTTCAGTCTTTGTGTTGAAGCTAAAATCAAGCTTCCCGCATTGGTTTCAGACGGAATGGTTTTACAGCGCAACCAGAAATTGAACATTTGGGGAAAAGCCGATGCCAATGAAAAAGTGGAAGTGAAATTCCTCAATAAAAGCTACAAAACCACTGCAGACCAAAACGGAAACTGGAAAATCGTTCTTCCTGAGCAAAAAGCTGGCGGTCCGTACACAATGACCATCAACGAAATAACCCTGAAAGATATTTTGATTGGCGATGTTTGGCTGGCTTCCGGACAATCGAATATGGAGTTACCAATGCGTAGACTGACGCCTTTATATTCTAATGAAATCAAAAATGCAAACAATCAGAATATTCGTTTTTTCACAGTTCCTCAGAAGTATAATTTCAAATCGCCACAGACTGAATTAGATGGTGGAAAATGGGAAGCTACCAATCCTCAAACCATTATGAATTTCTCTGGTGTTGCGTATTTTTTTGCTAAAGATGTAAGCGAGAAAAATAAAGTTCCAGTAGGAATTATTCATTCCAGTTTGGGAGGTTCTCCAATTCAGGCTTGGATGGATGAAAATTCTCTGAAAAAATATCCTGAATATCTCGACGAAGCCAAAAAATGGCAGAACGATGAGTTGATAAAGTCTACAGAATCTTCAGAACAGGCATTGAGCAAAGCTTGGTACACAGAACTTGATCAAAGCGATTTAGGTTTAAATCAGCATTGGGAAAATTTCGATTTAAATGATTCTGACTGGAAAACAATGAAAATTCCCGGTTCTTGGGAAGACAAGGAAGGTTCTTTTGAAGGTTCGGTTTGGTTCAGAAAAGAAATTACTTTAACAAAAAATCAGGCAGGAAAAGCAGCTTTTTTAAATTTAGGCAGAATTAAAGACGCTGATGTAACCTACATCAACGGGACAAAAGTCGGAAACGTAACTTACGAATATCCTCCGCGTTGGTACGACGTTCCAGCAGGAATTTTGAAAGAAGGCAAAAACGTCATTGCCGTAAGAGTTTCAAACGGAAGCGGAAAAGGGCAGTTCATTGCTGACAAACCATACTATCTGGAAATCGACGGACAAAAAATCGATTTAAAATCTGAATGGAAATATAAAATCGGGGCAAAAATGGAAAAAATGGCACCCGGAACGACCTTTATCCGTTGGAAACCGACAGGATTGTATAATGCGATGATCAATCCTTTAATCAATTATAATATCACGGGAGCAATCTGGTATCAAGGCGAAAGCAACACCGGAAAGCCGAAAGAGTATGGTGATTTATTAACCACGATGATTACAGACTGGAGAAATAAATTCAATAACAAAAACATGCCGTTCATCACCGTTCAGTTGGCTAATTTTATGGAGTCAAAAGCACAACCGATAGAAAGCAACTGGGCGGAACTCAGAGACCAGCAGCGTAAAGTTTCATTACAAGTTCCAAATGCCGGACTTGCCGTAATCATCGATGTCGGGGAATGGAATGACATTCATCCACTCGATAAAAAAACAGTAGGAGACAGGCTGGCTTTGCAGGCAATGAAATCGGCTTACGGGAAAAACATCGTTGCAGACGGACCGGTTTATCAGTCGATGAAATCAAATGGAAACAAAATCGTTCTTACTTTCAAACCCGGAACGGATGATTTTGCTCCGGTTGCAGAACTGAAAGGTTTTGCCATCAAAAATGCTGATGGAAACTGGTCTTGGGCAAAAGCAAAAATCGAAGGAAAAACAATTGTAGTTTGGAATGATTCGGTAACAAATCCTGTTGCAGTCCGTTACGACTGGGCAGACAATCCAAATGGAAATCTGAAAAACAAAACCGGACTTCCTGCATCACCTTTCACCACAGAATAA
- a CDS encoding MFS transporter, protein MNNPSQKISVVEKIGYSLGDLAANLVFQTLVTYLAYFYTDIYGLKPKDASIITLIVGLIAGFGFNPMVGALADRTRTKWGKFRPWILFSAVPLGAAALFAFSTPNFSYQGKMIYAAATYTILLLLYAANNLPYAALSGVITGDMGERNSISSYRFVAVMFAQFFVQVFMLPIILSVGKGDKAAGIEIVMTWLAIIGTIMLLITFFTTKERVIPKPEQESSLGADLKDLKKNKPWIIMLVVTALIFITLAMKGGSYVYYFNNYVDETSLKNFISPITAFFSSIGMNFFGEDPRSAGFGLFNAGGIIMMIVGITFSKRFADKYGKRDAFIASLFISTLFIVAFIFYPPKSVGLMFLSQILHGFFYGISTPLLWAMIADVADYSEWKNNRRATAIIFSAMMVGLKVGLSIGSSLVSSIIGHYGYISSEGTENVIQPESVANGAQMLVSIFPAIPFFAACGLLMFYEINKKMETQIEQELKERRKKED, encoded by the coding sequence ATGAACAATCCATCTCAGAAAATATCTGTCGTTGAAAAAATCGGCTACAGTTTGGGAGATTTAGCGGCCAATCTGGTTTTCCAGACTTTGGTGACTTACTTAGCTTATTTTTACACCGATATCTACGGATTAAAACCGAAAGATGCGTCTATCATTACTTTGATTGTCGGACTTATTGCAGGTTTCGGATTCAATCCGATGGTCGGTGCTTTGGCAGACAGAACCCGAACCAAATGGGGAAAATTCCGTCCGTGGATTTTATTTTCTGCCGTTCCGTTGGGTGCAGCGGCACTTTTTGCATTCAGCACACCCAATTTTTCGTATCAGGGAAAAATGATCTATGCAGCAGCAACCTATACGATTTTACTGTTGTTATACGCGGCTAATAATTTGCCTTATGCAGCATTGAGCGGCGTTATAACAGGCGATATGGGCGAACGAAACAGCATTTCATCTTACCGTTTTGTGGCGGTGATGTTTGCACAGTTTTTCGTTCAGGTATTTATGTTGCCGATTATTTTATCGGTCGGGAAAGGAGACAAAGCTGCCGGAATCGAAATTGTGATGACGTGGTTGGCGATTATTGGAACGATTATGTTGCTCATCACATTTTTCACCACCAAAGAAAGAGTCATTCCAAAACCGGAGCAGGAATCCTCTTTGGGAGCCGATTTAAAAGACTTAAAGAAAAATAAGCCTTGGATCATAATGTTAGTGGTTACAGCCTTGATTTTCATTACTTTGGCAATGAAAGGCGGTTCATACGTTTATTATTTCAACAATTATGTCGATGAAACCTCTTTGAAAAATTTCATTTCGCCGATTACCGCATTTTTTAGTTCCATCGGAATGAATTTCTTCGGTGAAGATCCTCGTTCAGCAGGTTTCGGGCTGTTCAATGCAGGCGGAATTATTATGATGATTGTTGGAATTACCTTCTCAAAAAGATTTGCAGACAAATATGGAAAAAGGGATGCGTTCATCGCATCACTGTTCATTTCAACTTTATTTATTGTTGCATTCATCTTTTATCCGCCAAAATCAGTAGGATTAATGTTCCTTTCGCAAATCCTTCACGGCTTTTTCTACGGAATCAGCACACCGTTACTTTGGGCAATGATTGCCGATGTCGCCGACTATTCCGAGTGGAAAAACAACAGACGCGCCACAGCAATTATTTTCTCTGCAATGATGGTAGGATTAAAAGTTGGTTTAAGCATCGGAAGTTCGTTGGTTTCTTCCATTATCGGGCATTACGGCTACATTTCATCCGAAGGAACCGAAAATGTTATCCAGCCGGAATCCGTTGCAAACGGTGCTCAGATGCTGGTCAGTATTTTTCCGGCCATTCCGTTCTTTGCGGCGTGTGGACTATTAATGTTCTACGAAATCAACAAAAAAATGGAAACCCAAATCGAACAGGAACTCAAAGAAAGAAGGAAAAAAGAAGATTAA
- a CDS encoding endo-1,4-beta-xylanase → MKKIAALLGILALTVSCKTANSASSKDSLKDAYKNKFYIGTAMSLPQIDGTDVKSDEIIKKQFSSIVAENCMKSMFIQPQEGRFFFDDADKFVEFGEKNKMFIIGHTLIWHSQLPRWFFVDKDGKDVSPEVLKQRMKSHISSLVGRYKGRVKGWDVVNEAIMEDGTYRKSKFYEILGEEFIPLAFQYAQEADPNAELYYNDYNEWFPEKVKTVTKIVKDLKSRGIRIDGVGMQTHVGLDNPKLEEYEKAIVDYAATGVKINVTEMEISALPSPWGTSANVSDKVEYEAKMNPYTKGLPENMTKEWENRYLDFFRLYLKHQDKIRRVTLWGVTDNQSWKNDFPVKGRTDYPLPFDRNYQAKPIVEKIIELTKEK, encoded by the coding sequence ATGAAAAAAATAGCTGCATTACTGGGAATTTTAGCCTTGACCGTTTCCTGCAAAACAGCAAATTCAGCATCCTCAAAAGATTCCCTGAAAGATGCCTACAAAAATAAATTCTACATTGGAACCGCAATGAGCCTTCCGCAAATTGACGGGACTGATGTAAAGTCGGATGAAATCATCAAAAAACAATTCAGTTCCATTGTTGCAGAAAACTGTATGAAATCGATGTTTATCCAGCCTCAGGAAGGAAGGTTTTTCTTCGATGATGCAGATAAATTCGTAGAATTCGGGGAGAAAAATAAGATGTTCATCATCGGTCACACGTTGATTTGGCATTCACAGTTACCAAGATGGTTTTTCGTGGACAAAGACGGAAAAGATGTTTCTCCGGAAGTTTTAAAACAGAGAATGAAAAGCCATATTTCGAGTTTGGTCGGCAGATACAAAGGTCGTGTAAAAGGTTGGGATGTGGTGAACGAAGCAATTATGGAAGACGGAACGTACCGTAAAAGCAAATTTTACGAAATTCTGGGCGAAGAATTTATTCCACTCGCTTTCCAGTATGCGCAGGAAGCTGACCCGAATGCCGAACTCTATTACAACGATTACAACGAATGGTTTCCGGAAAAAGTAAAAACCGTTACCAAAATCGTCAAAGATTTGAAATCAAGAGGAATCCGTATCGATGGAGTTGGAATGCAAACCCACGTTGGATTGGACAATCCAAAACTGGAAGAATATGAAAAGGCAATCGTCGATTACGCAGCCACCGGAGTAAAAATAAATGTTACAGAAATGGAAATCAGCGCACTGCCTTCACCGTGGGGAACTTCTGCGAACGTTTCCGACAAAGTAGAATATGAAGCAAAAATGAATCCTTATACAAAAGGATTGCCTGAAAATATGACGAAAGAATGGGAAAACCGATATCTGGACTTCTTCAGATTATATTTGAAACATCAGGATAAAATCCGAAGAGTAACATTGTGGGGCGTAACCGACAATCAATCCTGGAAAAACGATTTCCCGGTAAAAGGAAGAACCGATTATCCGTTGCCATTCGACAGAAATTACCAGGCAAAACCTATCGTTGAGAAAATCATTGAATTAACCAAAGAAAAATAA
- a CDS encoding glycoside hydrolase family 43 protein — translation MNKAKYLFPKDYMADPSVHVFEGKLYIYPSHDRESGIEENDNGDHFDMNDYHVFSLDDVENDEVTDHGVVLSVKDIPWSGRQLWDCDVAFKNGKYYMYFPLKDKNDIFRIGVAVSDKPCGPFIPEKHPMMGSYSIDPCLFEDNGKHYMYFGGIWGGQLQRYRNNKALESAIIPADNEPAISSKVVMLSDDMLEFGEEPKDVVILDENGNPLLHGDEHRFFEASWMHKYNGKYYFSYSTGDTHLICYATGDNPYGPFTFQGEILTPVVGWTTHHSIVEFKGKWYLFFHDSVPSGGRTWLRSMKVVEIEYDNDGKIKTIEGLEDHQ, via the coding sequence ATGAACAAAGCAAAATACCTTTTCCCAAAAGATTATATGGCAGATCCTTCCGTACACGTTTTTGAAGGAAAACTTTATATTTATCCATCTCACGACCGTGAAAGCGGAATCGAAGAAAACGACAACGGAGACCATTTCGATATGAATGATTACCACGTTTTTTCTTTGGATGATGTGGAAAATGACGAAGTGACGGATCACGGCGTGGTACTTTCGGTAAAAGATATTCCTTGGTCGGGAAGACAGTTGTGGGATTGTGATGTGGCTTTTAAAAATGGCAAATATTATATGTATTTTCCTTTGAAGGACAAAAACGATATTTTCAGAATCGGCGTTGCAGTAAGCGATAAACCTTGCGGACCTTTCATTCCGGAAAAACATCCGATGATGGGAAGTTACAGCATCGATCCTTGTCTTTTTGAGGATAACGGAAAGCATTATATGTATTTCGGCGGAATTTGGGGTGGGCAATTGCAACGTTACAGAAATAACAAAGCATTGGAATCTGCCATTATTCCTGCCGATAATGAACCTGCCATTTCATCAAAAGTAGTGATGTTAAGCGATGATATGCTGGAATTTGGAGAAGAGCCGAAAGATGTCGTGATTTTGGACGAAAACGGAAATCCTCTACTTCACGGCGATGAGCATCGTTTTTTTGAAGCATCCTGGATGCATAAATACAATGGAAAATATTACTTTTCTTATTCCACAGGAGACACGCATTTGATTTGCTACGCAACAGGCGATAATCCTTATGGTCCGTTCACTTTTCAAGGCGAAATCTTGACGCCTGTTGTAGGTTGGACCACACATCACAGCATTGTAGAATTTAAAGGAAAATGGTATCTGTTTTTCCACGATTCGGTTCCTAGTGGCGGAAGAACGTGGCTGAGAAGTATGAAGGTCGTGGAGATTGAATATGATAACGACGGTAAAATCAAAACGATTGAAGGATTGGAAGACCATCAATAG
- a CDS encoding alpha-glucuronidase — protein MQHFRHYLLLFLILPLMALAEDGSQLWLRYPVNSKPRNIVNSNSKSPTIEIAKKELNQHWAGQAVDLKIDRFPENFKDGYKIVSTPKKISVLAKTDLGLLYGSYHLLNLQQQKANFSNLKLEEKPSYDVRILNHWDNLDGSIERGYAGHSLWKWEDLPNKISPRYEEYARANASVGINATVLNNVNASPNMLREDYLKKVKVLADIFRPYGIKVYLSVNFSSPKVLGGLENSDPLNKNVQKWWKDKAAEIYKLIPDFGGFLVKANSEGQPGPQDYGRTHADGANMMADVLKPYGGIVMWRAFVYSPSKDDRAKQAHLEFVPLDGKFRDNVIIQIKNGPIDFQPREAFNPLFGALRKTSEMVEFQITQEYLGQANHLVYLAPLFKETLDSDTFSDGKGSTIAKITDGTLRPAKLTAIAAVANIGEDQNWTGHHFAQANWYAFGRLAWNHDLTSEQIADEWIKMTFTDNKNFVNPVKEIMLTSRETAVDYMMPLGLHHIFAGGHHYGPEPWGDYKGGRPDWSPVYYHQANAEGIGFDRTKTGSNAVSQYFPPLDEIYGNIKTTPENLILWFHHVPWDYKMKDGKTLWDELCYKYDLGVHEVRDYQKTWDKMQPYIDQQRFSEVQDKLKIQAKDAVWWKDACLLYFQTFSNKPIPSDIEKPVHQLEDLKKIKLNMGHHN, from the coding sequence ATGCAACATTTCCGACATTACTTATTACTGTTTTTAATCCTTCCGTTAATGGCTTTAGCCGAAGATGGAAGTCAGTTATGGCTAAGATATCCTGTAAACTCAAAGCCAAGAAATATTGTGAATTCAAACAGTAAAAGTCCGACTATTGAAATCGCCAAAAAAGAACTGAACCAACATTGGGCAGGACAAGCCGTTGATTTAAAGATTGACAGATTTCCGGAAAATTTTAAAGACGGATACAAAATCGTTTCTACTCCGAAAAAAATCAGTGTTTTGGCAAAAACAGACTTAGGATTACTGTACGGAAGCTATCACCTGTTGAATTTACAACAGCAGAAAGCCAATTTTTCTAATCTAAAGCTTGAGGAAAAACCTTCCTACGACGTAAGAATTCTTAACCATTGGGATAATCTCGACGGAAGTATTGAACGTGGTTATGCCGGACATTCGCTTTGGAAATGGGAAGATTTACCCAATAAAATTTCGCCGAGATACGAAGAATATGCAAGAGCCAATGCATCTGTCGGAATCAATGCAACGGTTCTTAATAATGTCAATGCTTCGCCAAATATGCTTCGTGAAGATTATCTTAAAAAAGTAAAAGTTCTCGCGGATATTTTCAGACCTTACGGTATCAAAGTATACCTATCCGTGAATTTTTCGTCGCCAAAAGTGTTGGGAGGATTGGAAAATTCTGACCCATTAAATAAAAACGTTCAGAAATGGTGGAAAGATAAAGCGGCGGAAATTTACAAACTGATTCCTGATTTCGGAGGATTTTTGGTGAAAGCCAACTCTGAAGGTCAGCCAGGACCGCAGGATTACGGAAGAACGCATGCAGACGGAGCAAATATGATGGCAGATGTTTTGAAACCTTACGGCGGAATCGTGATGTGGAGGGCTTTCGTATACAGTCCGAGCAAAGATGACCGCGCAAAACAGGCTCACCTGGAATTTGTTCCGTTAGACGGAAAATTCAGAGACAATGTTATTATTCAGATTAAAAACGGGCCGATCGATTTTCAACCGAGAGAAGCCTTCAACCCGCTTTTCGGAGCATTAAGGAAGACTTCGGAAATGGTCGAATTTCAGATTACTCAGGAATATTTAGGACAGGCTAATCATCTGGTTTATCTTGCCCCATTATTCAAAGAGACGTTGGACAGTGATACTTTTTCGGATGGAAAAGGTTCTACGATTGCTAAAATTACAGACGGGACATTAAGACCTGCAAAACTGACCGCAATTGCTGCAGTTGCCAATATAGGAGAAGATCAAAACTGGACGGGACATCACTTTGCGCAGGCCAATTGGTACGCTTTCGGACGTCTGGCCTGGAATCACGATTTAACCTCGGAACAGATTGCAGATGAATGGATTAAGATGACTTTTACGGATAATAAAAACTTCGTAAATCCGGTCAAAGAAATAATGCTTACTTCACGCGAAACTGCCGTAGATTATATGATGCCGCTTGGTCTTCACCACATTTTTGCCGGCGGGCACCATTATGGTCCGGAACCTTGGGGCGATTACAAAGGCGGAAGGCCTGACTGGTCGCCGGTGTATTATCATCAGGCCAATGCAGAAGGAATCGGATTCGACAGAACAAAAACAGGAAGCAATGCCGTTTCGCAATATTTTCCGCCGCTTGACGAAATCTATGGAAACATCAAGACAACTCCAGAAAACCTGATTCTCTGGTTCCACCACGTTCCTTGGGATTACAAGATGAAAGACGGAAAAACGCTTTGGGATGAGTTGTGCTACAAATATGATTTGGGTGTTCACGAAGTGAGAGATTATCAGAAAACCTGGGACAAAATGCAACCTTATATTGATCAGCAAAGATTTTCTGAGGTTCAGGATAAACTGAAAATTCAGGCAAAGGATGCCGTTTGGTGGAAAGATGCTTGTTTGCTTTACTTCCAGACATTTTCTAACAAACCAATTCCGTCTGATATTGAAAAACCTGTTCACCAGCTTGAAGATCTAAAGAAAATCAAGCTTAATATGGGACATCACAATTAA
- the fsa gene encoding fructose-6-phosphate aldolase codes for MKFFIDTANLDQIREAQDLGILDGVTTNPSLMAKEGISGKEAILKHYKDICEIVDGDISAEVLSTTYEEMIKEGEELAAIHPNIVVKVPIIKDGIKAIKYFSQKGMRTNCTLIFSAGQALLAAKAGATYVSPFLGRLDDVSTDGLHLIQEIRTIFDNYGYETEILAASVRHSMHIINCAKIGADVVTCPLPPILSLLKHPLTDSGLEQFIKDSQKMQ; via the coding sequence ATGAAATTTTTTATTGACACTGCCAATCTGGATCAGATAAGGGAAGCTCAGGATCTGGGAATTCTTGATGGCGTTACAACCAATCCGTCCCTGATGGCAAAAGAAGGAATCAGCGGAAAAGAAGCTATTTTGAAGCATTACAAAGATATTTGCGAAATTGTAGACGGCGATATTTCGGCAGAAGTTCTTTCCACGACTTATGAGGAAATGATCAAGGAAGGCGAAGAGTTGGCAGCCATTCATCCCAATATTGTAGTAAAAGTTCCCATCATCAAAGACGGAATCAAGGCAATCAAATATTTTTCGCAAAAAGGAATGAGAACTAATTGTACCTTAATCTTCTCTGCAGGACAGGCACTTTTAGCGGCAAAAGCAGGAGCAACTTACGTTTCTCCATTCTTAGGAAGACTGGATGATGTTTCCACCGATGGTCTTCATTTAATCCAGGAAATCAGAACCATTTTCGATAACTATGGCTATGAAACTGAGATTTTGGCAGCATCTGTTCGCCATTCGATGCACATCATCAACTGTGCAAAAATTGGCGCCGATGTCGTAACTTGTCCTTTGCCACCGATTTTGTCATTGCTGAAGCATCCTTTAACGGATTCCGGCTTAGAGCAGTTCATCAAAGATTCACAAAAAATGCAATAA